Proteins found in one Enterococcus sp. 9D6_DIV0238 genomic segment:
- a CDS encoding MurR/RpiR family transcriptional regulator, which yields MDPIRLIRQKYKDFSKVNKRIADYILKDPTRLLSLTANEIASNSETSPASVTRFSKQLGFDSWEELKLSIAAKQAVGNGKKDIDPIIAADDSVDTICMKVESLLNATIEDLFYTVDKQALQRAITHVKKAEKIHLVGIGASSLTTYNLYHKFNRAGRQAIFNYDSHMMLEFLNYATDRDILIAVSYSGLTKEALLACEIAKKRGATVIFITSNDGDSVQSLSDEVLLVPNNEHLIRVGAISSIASSMAVGDVLYLGSIQDDLDTEIERNMIETSKLVSRLKEK from the coding sequence ATGGACCCGATCCGTTTAATCAGACAAAAGTATAAGGATTTTTCCAAAGTAAATAAAAGAATAGCAGATTATATATTGAAGGATCCGACCCGTCTTCTCTCGCTAACGGCTAACGAAATTGCCAGCAATAGTGAAACCTCCCCAGCTTCTGTGACACGTTTTTCGAAACAGCTTGGTTTTGATAGTTGGGAAGAGTTGAAATTATCCATTGCGGCAAAACAGGCAGTCGGTAATGGTAAAAAAGATATTGATCCGATCATCGCAGCAGATGACTCGGTAGATACGATTTGTATGAAGGTAGAGTCGTTATTAAATGCAACGATCGAAGATTTATTTTATACCGTAGATAAACAAGCCTTGCAACGGGCTATTACTCATGTGAAAAAAGCAGAAAAAATCCATTTGGTAGGAATCGGTGCGTCATCCTTGACGACGTATAATCTTTATCACAAGTTTAATCGAGCAGGCCGGCAAGCAATTTTTAATTATGATAGTCATATGATGTTAGAGTTTTTAAACTATGCGACTGACCGGGATATTTTGATCGCTGTCTCATATAGCGGATTGACGAAAGAAGCCTTACTTGCGTGTGAAATCGCAAAAAAAAGAGGCGCAACAGTCATTTTTATTACCAGTAATGATGGTGATAGCGTTCAATCATTAAGTGATGAAGTCTTGCTCGTTCCAAATAACGAACATCTAATTCGAGTGGGGGCGATCTCTTCGATTGCTTCGTCTATGGCAGTAGGAGATGTCCTGTATCTAGGATCGATCCAAGATGATTTAGACACCGAAATTGAACGAAATATGATCGAAACGAGCAAACTTGTCAGCCGCCTGAAAGAAAAGTAG
- a CDS encoding PTS system mannose/fructose/sorbose family transporter subunit IID, translating into MTSKLTKNDINKVYVRNLLGYQWGWNYEKMQGLGYSWVMMPALKRLYSEDPEAMKKALKTHLGFMNTTPAMSHLIVGADLALEEEIGMKDETAITGLKTGLMGPFAGVGDTIFIAIYRAIVFSIAAYMAQGGQIVGLLIPLIAGAVVLWVRYKFTWIGYHQGKKIATEFADKMKLFTQGAAILGLTVVGGLIPSVITYKLDLTYKMGDVTLSVQEMLDKVLPALIPLGIVLLSYWLLGKKKMNSTRLIFVLIFIGMILGNLQPMLAWIGSLF; encoded by the coding sequence ATGACTAGCAAATTAACAAAGAATGATATCAACAAAGTATATGTCCGCAACCTTCTTGGCTATCAATGGGGCTGGAACTATGAAAAAATGCAAGGATTAGGTTATTCATGGGTGATGATGCCTGCCTTGAAGCGTTTGTATAGTGAAGATCCAGAAGCGATGAAAAAAGCATTGAAAACACATTTAGGGTTTATGAATACGACACCTGCGATGTCACACTTGATCGTAGGCGCAGACCTGGCGTTGGAAGAAGAAATAGGAATGAAAGATGAAACAGCAATCACTGGGCTTAAAACAGGTCTGATGGGTCCTTTTGCGGGTGTAGGAGATACGATTTTCATTGCGATTTATCGGGCGATCGTCTTCTCGATTGCAGCTTATATGGCGCAAGGAGGCCAGATCGTAGGTTTACTGATTCCGCTGATTGCAGGAGCTGTAGTGCTATGGGTACGTTATAAATTTACTTGGATCGGGTACCATCAAGGAAAGAAAATAGCGACAGAATTTGCTGACAAAATGAAACTATTTACCCAAGGAGCTGCTATTTTAGGGTTAACGGTCGTCGGTGGGCTGATTCCATCAGTTATTACCTATAAGCTGGATTTGACTTATAAAATGGGGGACGTTACTTTGTCTGTTCAAGAAATGCTGGATAAAGTGTTACCAGCATTGATTCCATTGGGGATCGTTCTTTTATCCTATTGGTTATTGGGGAAAAAGAAAATGAATTCTACACGTTTGATTTTTGTCTTGATTTTTATCGGTATGATTTTAGGCAATTTACAACCAATGTTAGCTTGGATCGGCAGTTTATTTTAA
- a CDS encoding PTS mannose/fructose/sorbose/N-acetylgalactosamine transporter subunit IIC translates to MTVSIGIILILCLYTVVGVLDQISIQIGPYTPLFAATFTGLVLGDVQTGLMIGATLQLMTLGVATYGGATVPDFLSGAIMGTAYAIISGKGAEYGIGVAVPIGLLLTQLDIVGRMANTFFQHKADRYAEEGNYKGVERCNVLGIFPWTLSRVIPVFIGLAFGEHVVNAINNWIPVWVMSGLKAAGAILPAMGIAILMRYLPIKTYWPYFIIGFVLLAYGAQFFSVLGVALVGLALAAIYVMNQNKGGAATTSGTVIYEDDEEVEIDD, encoded by the coding sequence ATGACAGTATCGATCGGCATTATTTTAATTTTATGCTTGTACACAGTTGTCGGTGTTCTTGATCAAATTTCCATTCAAATTGGTCCATATACACCATTATTCGCTGCAACATTTACAGGGTTAGTTTTAGGGGATGTTCAAACAGGACTGATGATAGGAGCGACATTGCAATTAATGACTTTAGGAGTTGCAACTTATGGTGGAGCAACTGTGCCTGATTTTCTATCAGGAGCGATTATGGGAACAGCTTACGCAATTATTTCCGGTAAAGGTGCTGAATACGGAATTGGTGTTGCTGTACCGATCGGATTATTATTGACACAACTAGATATTGTAGGAAGAATGGCTAATACTTTCTTCCAGCATAAAGCAGACCGTTATGCTGAAGAGGGCAATTATAAAGGAGTAGAACGTTGTAATGTATTAGGTATTTTTCCATGGACGCTTTCTCGCGTGATTCCAGTATTTATTGGGCTAGCTTTTGGAGAACACGTTGTAAATGCTATCAACAATTGGATTCCAGTGTGGGTGATGAGTGGATTGAAAGCTGCTGGTGCTATTTTACCAGCGATGGGGATCGCTATTTTGATGCGCTATTTGCCGATAAAAACCTATTGGCCGTACTTCATTATTGGTTTTGTCTTACTAGCTTATGGCGCACAATTCTTCTCTGTGTTAGGTGTTGCATTGGTTGGACTAGCGTTAGCAGCAATTTATGTGATGAATCAAAATAAAGGCGGTGCTGCTACAACGAGCGGAACAGTCATTTATGAGGACGATGAGGAGGTTGAAATCGATGACTAG
- the mutL gene encoding DNA mismatch repair endonuclease MutL, which yields MGQMGKIQELSEQLANQIAAGEVVERPASVVKELVENAIDAGSSQIDIFIEEAGLKTIQVIDNGDGIAKDDILNAFKRHATSKIHTRDDLFRIRSLGFRGEALPSIASVSEIIVETAVSEEGEGSFIQMKGGKVEEHRPAALRKGTKITVSNLFFNTPARLKYVKTIQTELANIGDIVNRLALSHPNIAFRLVHDGNKMMNTTGNGDLKQTIAGIYGISTAKKMLKIEAEDLDFKLTGYVSLPEVTRASRNYLSTIINGRYIKNFSLNKAVVDGYGSKLMVGRFPIAVLEIEMDPLLVDVNVHPTKQEVRLSKEKELMALISEAIREVLSQEQLIPNAADNLRFKKKVEQQPKVEQMEIPLTEQEETAKPIRKPGSLGYDPTSGNFFVKETKADFSTQPLPEKPKAESSPTEQEKEALMAHAFSSPYEERPIEEPTVESTEVSMDSENATIVDEQVYEKELSHHPEFDFSAKNNERQLEQALNKLSSERPKERFPELEYFGQMHGTYLFAQSKDGLYIIDQHAAQERIKYEYFREKIGEVSDDLQELLVPIVIDYPNNDALKIKEAKDTLAEVGIHLEDFGQNSFIVRAHPTWYPAGEEESIIREMIDMFLTTGKVSVKKFREATAIMMSCKRSIKANHYLNEQQARVLLKDLKTCENPFNCPHGRPVLIHFTNSDMEKMFKRIQDPH from the coding sequence ATGGGACAGATGGGAAAAATCCAAGAATTATCAGAACAACTTGCCAATCAGATCGCTGCTGGTGAAGTCGTCGAACGTCCTGCATCCGTTGTAAAAGAACTTGTCGAAAATGCAATTGATGCTGGCAGTTCTCAAATCGATATTTTCATCGAAGAGGCAGGGCTAAAAACGATCCAAGTGATTGATAATGGTGATGGAATCGCAAAAGATGATATCTTGAATGCCTTTAAGCGCCATGCAACAAGCAAAATCCATACGAGAGACGATTTATTCCGCATTCGTAGTTTAGGATTTCGTGGAGAAGCTCTTCCAAGTATTGCTTCTGTTTCGGAAATCATCGTAGAAACAGCTGTCTCAGAAGAAGGTGAAGGCAGTTTTATTCAAATGAAGGGCGGTAAAGTCGAAGAACATCGTCCAGCAGCCTTGAGAAAAGGTACGAAAATCACTGTTTCTAATCTGTTCTTCAATACGCCGGCACGCTTAAAATATGTCAAGACGATCCAGACTGAGCTAGCGAATATTGGGGATATCGTCAATCGTTTAGCCTTGAGCCACCCAAACATCGCTTTTCGTTTAGTCCATGATGGAAATAAAATGATGAACACGACAGGAAATGGTGATCTAAAACAGACGATCGCAGGCATTTACGGCATCAGTACCGCTAAAAAAATGTTGAAAATAGAAGCGGAAGATTTAGATTTTAAATTGACTGGGTATGTCTCTTTACCAGAAGTGACGAGAGCGAGCCGCAATTATTTATCTACGATCATCAATGGGCGTTATATCAAAAACTTTTCTTTGAATAAAGCAGTGGTTGATGGGTATGGCTCAAAACTGATGGTCGGCCGTTTTCCGATCGCTGTTTTAGAAATCGAGATGGATCCTTTGTTGGTGGATGTCAATGTTCATCCAACGAAGCAAGAAGTTCGTTTGAGTAAGGAAAAAGAATTGATGGCACTCATCAGTGAAGCAATCCGTGAAGTCTTGAGTCAGGAACAGCTGATTCCAAATGCTGCAGATAATCTGCGTTTCAAAAAGAAGGTCGAGCAGCAGCCGAAAGTAGAGCAAATGGAAATCCCTTTGACAGAACAAGAGGAAACAGCAAAACCGATTCGAAAGCCGGGAAGTTTAGGTTACGATCCTACTAGTGGTAATTTCTTTGTCAAAGAAACAAAGGCAGACTTTTCAACACAACCATTACCTGAAAAGCCAAAAGCAGAAAGTTCTCCAACTGAACAAGAGAAAGAAGCATTGATGGCCCATGCATTTAGTTCGCCCTATGAAGAACGACCGATTGAAGAACCTACTGTTGAATCGACTGAGGTATCTATGGATTCAGAAAACGCAACAATAGTAGATGAACAAGTGTATGAAAAAGAATTGAGTCATCATCCAGAGTTTGATTTTTCAGCAAAGAATAATGAACGACAATTAGAGCAGGCACTTAATAAGTTATCATCTGAACGTCCGAAAGAACGTTTTCCAGAATTAGAGTATTTTGGTCAAATGCATGGCACCTATCTTTTTGCCCAAAGTAAAGATGGACTATATATCATCGATCAACATGCTGCGCAAGAACGGATCAAATATGAATATTTTAGAGAAAAAATCGGTGAAGTTTCTGATGATCTTCAAGAGCTTTTAGTACCGATCGTGATCGACTATCCGAACAATGATGCGTTGAAAATCAAAGAAGCGAAAGATACTCTGGCTGAAGTGGGCATCCATCTAGAAGACTTTGGTCAAAACAGCTTTATTGTGCGTGCTCATCCTACTTGGTATCCAGCAGGTGAAGAAGAGAGTATCATTCGAGAAATGATCGATATGTTTTTAACAACTGGAAAAGTCAGTGTGAAAAAATTCCGTGAAGCAACAGCGATCATGATGAGCTGTAAACGCTCGATCAAAGCAAATCATTATTTAAATGAACAACAGGCTAGAGTGTTGTTAAAAGATCTTAAAACATGCGAGAATCCGTTTAACTGTCCTCATGGCCGCCCAGTATTGATCCATTTTACAAATTCCGATATGGAGAAAATGTTTAAACGAATTCAAGACCCACACTAA
- a CDS encoding acyl-CoA thioesterase, producing MKCSETRAIQTHIITYPYLNFHKTLFGGQLMAWLDETAGIAAVRVSRSAIVTASVDHLDFLAPLKANHSVCIDAYVSGVGTRSMEIFAKVIGEDLFTGERYLAGTCFMTFVVPKGAELPEMIEPQTEEERFICQGYETRKAARQAKRQESIDLAKNVDLDIPWS from the coding sequence ATGAAATGCTCAGAAACAAGAGCGATTCAAACTCATATTATTACGTATCCTTATCTAAATTTTCATAAGACATTATTTGGTGGTCAGTTGATGGCTTGGCTGGATGAAACCGCTGGGATTGCAGCTGTGCGTGTGTCAAGATCAGCCATTGTGACGGCTTCTGTGGATCATCTAGATTTTTTAGCGCCATTAAAAGCTAATCATTCTGTTTGTATCGATGCGTATGTATCTGGTGTTGGTACACGCTCAATGGAAATTTTTGCTAAAGTGATCGGTGAAGACTTATTTACAGGTGAACGTTATCTGGCGGGAACGTGTTTCATGACATTTGTTGTGCCTAAAGGTGCGGAGTTGCCAGAAATGATCGAACCTCAAACAGAAGAAGAACGCTTTATCTGCCAAGGGTATGAAACAAGAAAAGCAGCTCGACAAGCCAAACGTCAAGAAAGTATCGATCTTGCAAAAAATGTAGATTTGGACATTCCTTGGAGTTAA
- a CDS encoding RicAFT regulatory complex protein RicA family protein, which produces MEPSITDKKINEELMKLLALIGEDELIQRYKKIEEKVQNNEKLTELVEQIKAAQKDAVQFAHYDKPEAEKAAIQRANELTKEFDEHPLVVAYREQLMEANDLLQHVTDMIQYRINEELEKEG; this is translated from the coding sequence ATGGAGCCATCCATTACAGATAAAAAAATCAACGAAGAATTAATGAAACTACTCGCCTTGATCGGTGAAGATGAATTGATTCAACGCTACAAAAAAATAGAAGAAAAAGTTCAAAATAACGAAAAACTGACAGAGCTGGTCGAACAAATCAAAGCTGCTCAAAAAGATGCTGTCCAGTTTGCACATTATGACAAACCTGAGGCAGAAAAAGCAGCTATCCAAAGAGCAAATGAGCTGACGAAAGAATTTGATGAGCACCCATTAGTAGTGGCATATCGTGAACAACTGATGGAAGCGAATGACTTATTACAGCACGTGACGGATATGATCCAATATAGAATCAATGAAGAACTAGAGAAAGAAGGGTAA
- the murQ gene encoding N-acetylmuramic acid 6-phosphate etherase, which translates to MKLEELTTEARNEATKKIDQVSTLEMVTLINQEDQKVAEAVQKVLPKIAEAIDKAAERFKKGGRLIYCGAGTSGRLGALDAIELTPTYSVSPERAFGLLAGGEKAMFQAVEGAEDSNELAIEDLRNHQLTAQDVVIAIAASGRTPYAISAIEYGQEVGALTISVTCNDVSPMNQIAEIGIAPIVGPEVVTGSTRMKAGSAQKMVLNMFSTGIMIKVGNIYQNLMVNVQPTNEKLMQRAANIIKEAAEIDEIDAKEYLENAHFEVAPAIVMAKAKVDYFKAKELLAEHDGRISEVLA; encoded by the coding sequence ATGAAATTAGAAGAATTGACGACAGAAGCTAGAAATGAAGCAACAAAAAAAATAGACCAAGTCTCGACGTTAGAAATGGTTACCTTGATCAATCAAGAAGATCAAAAGGTTGCTGAAGCGGTTCAAAAAGTTTTACCGAAAATCGCTGAAGCGATCGATAAAGCTGCAGAGCGATTCAAAAAGGGTGGTCGTTTGATCTATTGCGGCGCAGGAACTTCCGGCCGTTTAGGGGCTTTGGATGCAATTGAATTGACACCAACATACAGTGTTTCGCCTGAGCGTGCCTTTGGTCTTCTAGCTGGCGGGGAAAAAGCAATGTTTCAAGCGGTAGAAGGGGCAGAGGATTCAAACGAATTGGCGATTGAAGATTTGAGGAATCATCAGTTAACGGCACAGGACGTGGTGATTGCAATAGCTGCTAGCGGCCGAACTCCATATGCTATTTCTGCCATTGAATACGGGCAAGAAGTTGGCGCATTAACTATTTCTGTGACGTGTAATGATGTAAGTCCGATGAATCAAATAGCAGAGATCGGGATTGCGCCGATCGTAGGTCCAGAAGTCGTTACAGGCTCAACTAGAATGAAGGCAGGCTCTGCCCAAAAGATGGTTTTAAACATGTTTTCAACAGGCATTATGATCAAAGTCGGCAATATTTATCAAAATTTGATGGTGAATGTACAGCCAACCAATGAAAAATTGATGCAGCGTGCAGCTAATATTATCAAAGAAGCGGCTGAAATCGATGAGATCGATGCCAAAGAATATTTAGAGAATGCTCACTTTGAAGTAGCACCAGCGATCGTTATGGCAAAAGCAAAGGTAGATTACTTTAAAGCTAAAGAATTATTAGCAGAGCATGACGGCCGTATTTCAGAAGTTTTAGCATAA
- the mutS gene encoding DNA mismatch repair protein MutS — protein MPQKTKNTPMMEQYLAIKDQYQDAFLFYRLGDFYEMFYEDAINASQLLELTLTSRNRNADEPIPMCGIPHHAAQGYIDTLIEKGYKVAICEQVEDPKTTKGMVKREVVQLITPGTVMNSKGLEAKDNNYLTAVVEAAGQFGLAYVDLSTGELKTAILSDEDGLINEASALQTKEMVLGSPLSETLQETLKSRLNIIFSEQKEAEENAEFNFLTSELTEPLEVEVTGKLLTYLTTTQKRSLAHIQKAVDYQPDHFLKMDHYSKFNLELTQSIRTGLKKGTLLWLLDETKTAMGGRLLKQWLDRPLIQEKQIRTRQEMVQSLLNAYFERVDLQATLTKVYDLERLAGRVAFGNVNGRDLIQLKTSLEQVPLVRELIVGINQGEWNELLLDLNPAEDIVELINNAINEEAPLAITEGNVIKDHYNEKLDEYRDAMRHGKQWLAELEAKERQETGIKTLKVGFNRVFGYYIEVTKSNLANLAEGKYERKQTLANAERFITPELKEMETLILEAEEKSVDLEYQLFLEVREKVKANIERLQKLAKTISAVDVLQAFATVSERYQYVRPTLKSNSKELHIVEGRHPVVEKVLGHQEYIPNSVHMDKENIILLITGPNMSGKSTYMRQLALTVVMAQIGCFVPAESAELPIFDQIFTRIGASDDLIAGQSTFMVEMMEANQALRHATPNSLILFDELGRGTATYDGMALAQAIIEYIHREVKAKTLFSTHYHELTVLDENLKGLKNIHVGAVEKNGEVVFLHKMMDGPADKSYGIHVAKIAGLPSDLLERAATILSALESEEQPVKTVEYQDEINEDTEQLSLFKEVSTDELSVIDTLKKMNLLEMTPMDALNKLHELQKRI, from the coding sequence ATGCCGCAAAAGACCAAAAATACGCCAATGATGGAACAATACTTAGCAATCAAAGACCAGTATCAGGATGCATTTCTTTTTTATCGCTTAGGTGATTTTTACGAAATGTTTTATGAAGATGCGATCAATGCGTCGCAATTATTAGAGCTAACATTGACGAGCCGTAACCGTAATGCAGATGAGCCGATCCCAATGTGCGGTATTCCTCATCATGCAGCTCAAGGTTATATCGATACGCTGATCGAAAAGGGATATAAAGTCGCTATTTGTGAGCAAGTAGAAGATCCAAAGACGACCAAAGGAATGGTCAAACGTGAAGTTGTTCAACTGATCACACCTGGAACAGTCATGAACAGCAAAGGCTTAGAAGCAAAAGACAACAACTACTTGACCGCCGTAGTCGAAGCAGCTGGACAATTTGGATTAGCCTATGTTGATTTAAGTACAGGAGAACTAAAAACAGCAATCTTAAGTGATGAGGACGGATTGATCAATGAAGCATCTGCCCTGCAAACGAAAGAAATGGTTTTGGGCAGCCCTTTATCAGAAACACTTCAGGAAACTCTTAAAAGTCGGCTGAATATCATTTTTTCAGAGCAAAAAGAAGCAGAAGAAAATGCTGAATTTAATTTCCTAACAAGTGAATTGACGGAACCCTTAGAAGTAGAAGTCACAGGGAAATTGCTGACTTATTTGACTACGACACAAAAACGCAGCCTAGCTCATATCCAAAAAGCAGTGGACTATCAACCAGATCATTTCTTAAAAATGGATCATTATTCAAAATTCAATTTGGAGCTGACGCAATCGATTCGAACCGGCTTGAAAAAAGGCACGTTGTTGTGGCTGCTGGATGAAACAAAAACGGCGATGGGCGGTCGTTTATTAAAACAATGGCTGGATCGTCCATTGATCCAAGAAAAACAAATTCGGACAAGGCAGGAAATGGTTCAGTCATTATTGAATGCTTATTTTGAACGTGTTGATTTACAAGCGACCTTGACCAAGGTCTATGATCTTGAACGCTTAGCTGGACGTGTCGCGTTTGGGAATGTGAATGGGCGTGATTTGATTCAGCTGAAGACATCACTAGAGCAGGTACCGTTAGTCCGTGAATTGATCGTCGGCATCAATCAGGGAGAATGGAACGAATTACTTTTAGACTTGAATCCAGCAGAAGATATCGTTGAATTGATCAACAATGCGATCAATGAAGAGGCGCCATTAGCGATCACTGAAGGAAATGTCATCAAAGATCATTACAATGAAAAATTAGACGAATATCGTGATGCGATGCGACATGGAAAACAATGGCTAGCCGAATTGGAAGCAAAAGAGCGTCAAGAAACAGGAATCAAAACTCTGAAAGTTGGCTTTAATCGTGTATTTGGCTACTACATTGAAGTAACCAAGTCGAACTTAGCTAATCTAGCAGAAGGCAAATACGAGCGCAAGCAAACATTGGCAAACGCTGAGCGTTTCATTACGCCGGAACTCAAAGAAATGGAGACTTTGATTTTAGAAGCAGAAGAAAAATCAGTCGATCTTGAATATCAGCTATTCTTAGAAGTTCGTGAAAAAGTCAAAGCGAATATCGAACGTCTACAAAAACTAGCCAAAACGATCAGTGCCGTGGATGTGCTGCAAGCTTTTGCCACAGTCAGTGAACGTTATCAATACGTCCGTCCAACACTGAAAAGCAATAGTAAAGAACTTCATATCGTTGAAGGGCGTCACCCCGTTGTTGAAAAGGTCTTAGGTCATCAAGAATATATCCCAAACAGTGTGCATATGGATAAAGAAAATATTATCCTTTTGATCACTGGGCCAAATATGTCCGGTAAAAGTACCTATATGCGTCAGCTTGCACTTACAGTAGTGATGGCGCAAATCGGCTGTTTTGTTCCTGCTGAATCAGCAGAATTACCGATATTCGATCAGATTTTTACTAGGATCGGTGCATCAGATGACTTGATTGCAGGACAAAGCACCTTCATGGTAGAAATGATGGAAGCCAATCAGGCACTTCGTCATGCGACACCGAATAGCTTGATTTTGTTTGATGAGCTTGGTCGTGGTACAGCTACATATGACGGTATGGCTTTGGCTCAGGCGATCATTGAGTATATCCACAGAGAAGTTAAAGCGAAAACCCTATTCTCTACCCACTATCATGAACTAACAGTGTTAGATGAAAATCTGAAGGGATTAAAAAATATTCATGTTGGTGCTGTGGAAAAAAATGGCGAAGTCGTTTTCCTTCATAAAATGATGGATGGTCCAGCTGATAAGAGCTACGGGATCCACGTAGCAAAAATTGCCGGTTTACCAAGTGATCTTTTGGAACGGGCAGCGACGATTCTATCTGCTCTGGAATCAGAAGAACAACCGGTGAAGACAGTCGAATATCAAGACGAAATCAATGAAGATACAGAACAGTTATCTTTATTTAAAGAAGTGTCGACAGATGAATTGAGCGTGATCGATACATTGAAAAAAATGAACCTATTAGAAATGACACCGATGGATGCATTAAATAAATTACATGAACTGCAAAAAAGAATCTAA
- a CDS encoding PTS system mannose/fructose/N-acetylgalactosamine-transporter subunit IIB, protein MTIVHARVDERLIHGQVATVWTNTVGAQRIMVVNDLAVKDQLQIGALKMAKPAGVKLSILSKRKAIEKILAGNYEDEKVFLITKDIADMAALIDGGVPLNTFNIGNISQKEGSKAIKKSVALTEEEIQTIHRLISQGVTITAQMIPSEPDESVVTFIK, encoded by the coding sequence ATGACAATTGTACATGCAAGAGTGGACGAGCGTTTAATTCACGGACAAGTAGCTACAGTTTGGACCAATACCGTAGGGGCGCAAAGAATCATGGTCGTGAATGATTTAGCGGTCAAGGATCAATTACAGATTGGTGCTTTAAAAATGGCTAAACCAGCAGGGGTCAAGCTATCTATTTTATCAAAACGTAAAGCGATTGAAAAAATTTTAGCAGGAAATTATGAAGATGAGAAAGTATTCTTGATTACAAAAGATATTGCTGATATGGCGGCTTTGATCGATGGCGGCGTACCATTGAACACCTTTAATATCGGCAATATATCACAAAAAGAGGGTAGTAAAGCCATTAAAAAATCTGTTGCATTGACAGAAGAAGAGATACAAACGATTCATCGATTGATTAGTCAAGGCGTAACGATCACCGCACAGATGATCCCGTCTGAGCCGGATGAATCGGTTGTAACATTTATAAAATAG
- a CDS encoding Maf family protein has translation MAVILASQSPRRRELLGRIVSDFEIVPADINEEVKSYFTPMDYVLEMATQKAKHIAKKYPNDLVIGCDTIVTIDNEILGKPTSREDGFRMLKQLSGRTHKVYTSVVLMKDDQESSATVPATVEFYELSDEEINRYLDTDEYKDKAGAYGIQEQGALFIKNIQGDYYSIMGLPISTLYRMLPAFD, from the coding sequence ATGGCAGTAATTCTAGCTTCACAATCTCCGCGCAGACGGGAGTTGCTTGGACGAATCGTCTCGGATTTCGAGATCGTCCCGGCAGATATCAACGAAGAGGTAAAAAGCTATTTTACCCCAATGGACTATGTCTTAGAGATGGCTACACAAAAGGCAAAACACATTGCTAAGAAATACCCGAATGATTTAGTGATCGGTTGTGATACCATCGTTACGATCGATAATGAGATTTTAGGAAAACCGACATCACGAGAAGATGGTTTCCGCATGCTGAAGCAGCTTAGCGGTCGGACACATAAGGTTTATACAAGTGTGGTTTTGATGAAAGACGATCAAGAATCCTCAGCGACTGTTCCGGCAACTGTGGAATTCTATGAATTGAGTGATGAAGAAATCAATCGCTATTTAGATACTGATGAATATAAAGATAAAGCAGGAGCATATGGGATCCAAGAACAAGGCGCTTTGTTCATAAAAAATATTCAAGGTGATTACTATTCGATCATGGGACTTCCCATATCCACGCTGTATCGCATGCTGCCGGCGTTTGATTAA
- a CDS encoding PTS sugar transporter subunit IIA, which produces MKPKLILMSHGNMAKETFASTQMIVGDLANAEIVSMKAEDGLSGTQAKLQAILQKNGDVSTIIIADLKGGTPCNVAMMAMGTYPQLRVVSGLNLAMVIEASVSSLENVDELAAYLTTIGQQAVEMIELPELDEEEGFEE; this is translated from the coding sequence ATGAAACCAAAATTAATTTTAATGAGTCACGGAAATATGGCTAAGGAAACATTTGCTTCTACTCAAATGATTGTTGGCGATCTAGCGAATGCTGAAATCGTCTCAATGAAAGCAGAAGATGGTTTAAGCGGTACTCAAGCTAAATTACAAGCGATTTTACAAAAAAATGGGGATGTTTCTACAATCATCATAGCAGATTTAAAAGGTGGAACGCCCTGCAATGTTGCTATGATGGCGATGGGAACCTATCCTCAATTACGAGTTGTATCCGGACTTAATTTAGCAATGGTGATTGAAGCATCTGTTTCCTCATTGGAAAATGTAGATGAATTAGCTGCTTATCTAACAACTATTGGACAACAAGCGGTTGAAATGATTGAACTACCAGAATTAGATGAGGAAGAAGGATTTGAAGAATAG